The Mesotoga sp. UBA6090 genome contains a region encoding:
- a CDS encoding xanthine dehydrogenase family protein molybdopterin-binding subunit: MKTIKTKTGIGKWMPRKYDLEKAEGTLQFADDLRFGPELLHAAVVRSSVAHGEILKIDYCEALKMPGVLKVIVGEDFPHHFGLYLKDRTPMAIGRTRYVGEPVALVVAETEEDAKEAVKKVKVTYKELEPVFDPVKAATTNSVLVHPDLHKYEHVDFITPQPNTNIANWFRIRKGDTEAAFKKAAHVFEETITCPQIAHSFIETFCSICKQDPGSGEITIWTSAQSAFTVRDIIAKGINYPLHKIRVIAPPIGGGFGGKAGMTVEALCLAAAMDEDLKGRPVKLFIPREEVLLSSWVRQGFVARIELAVDEDGLMQGIRNTFWFDTGISAEYGANPVRSAGYTSMGAYNIPNVWSDCYAVYTNKPFGGAYRGFGLPELMSALEVVVDIVAHKLRIDPVEFRKKNLLMKGQTTCTGMPMHDHALNKIIDKVAKSIDVLKEEPATRKGWKRGKGIALAIKAPAIPADASSSAIVKLNGDGTVEVLAATMDMGQGTYSAFAQIVSEELGIPYDWIKVYYPDTQSHPYDWQTVASRSCWSMGMAVKRAASELREKLLALFSEYWQTPVETISIEYGVVKCHKLGKSERIDERVQNGFKMPDGILKGGPIIGSGSFTPPDLIYPDPDTGQSPKSVVHFTLGAVGIDMEVDPGTGRIVINKVCAGYDVGKAITPINVKGQIEGGTVQGLSACLMEAMTYDEYGRLLTPDFTDYKIATIKDAPGEIDAFWEETPEEISPYGNRGVGEHSMIAPAPATNNALFRATGMRIHSYPLSRERVYKALKAKEKGETDFWEWPYALDLAYERAKKEW, from the coding sequence GTGAAGACTATTAAAACAAAGACTGGAATAGGGAAGTGGATGCCAAGAAAGTACGATCTCGAAAAGGCTGAGGGCACGCTTCAATTTGCCGACGATCTCCGATTCGGTCCGGAACTGCTTCACGCAGCAGTCGTACGCTCTTCTGTAGCCCACGGAGAGATTCTTAAAATCGATTATTGTGAGGCTTTGAAGATGCCTGGGGTCTTGAAGGTCATTGTCGGCGAAGACTTTCCTCATCACTTCGGACTGTATCTTAAGGACAGAACCCCTATGGCCATCGGGAGAACTAGATACGTGGGAGAACCGGTTGCACTAGTCGTCGCAGAAACGGAAGAGGACGCTAAAGAAGCAGTGAAGAAGGTGAAGGTTACATATAAAGAGCTCGAGCCGGTCTTTGATCCAGTCAAGGCGGCGACTACGAATTCGGTGCTTGTTCACCCTGATCTTCATAAATACGAGCACGTAGACTTCATTACTCCACAGCCAAATACCAATATTGCCAACTGGTTCAGAATAAGAAAGGGAGATACCGAAGCGGCCTTCAAAAAAGCCGCGCATGTCTTTGAAGAGACAATAACCTGCCCTCAGATCGCTCACAGTTTCATCGAGACATTCTGCTCGATATGTAAACAGGATCCTGGGTCCGGAGAGATCACTATTTGGACAAGCGCCCAGTCGGCCTTCACGGTGAGAGATATAATCGCCAAAGGCATCAACTACCCTCTTCATAAGATCAGGGTGATCGCTCCGCCAATAGGCGGAGGTTTTGGTGGAAAGGCTGGAATGACAGTCGAGGCACTATGTCTTGCCGCCGCAATGGATGAAGACCTTAAAGGAAGGCCCGTGAAGCTGTTCATTCCAAGAGAAGAGGTTCTCTTGAGTTCGTGGGTTCGCCAGGGATTTGTTGCGCGAATCGAGCTTGCAGTTGATGAAGATGGCTTAATGCAGGGAATCCGCAATACTTTCTGGTTCGATACGGGGATTTCAGCGGAGTATGGAGCAAACCCGGTTAGAAGTGCCGGCTACACGTCGATGGGAGCTTATAACATTCCGAACGTCTGGTCGGACTGCTATGCAGTTTACACAAACAAACCCTTTGGAGGAGCTTACAGGGGTTTCGGCCTTCCGGAACTCATGAGCGCTCTTGAAGTCGTTGTAGATATTGTTGCTCATAAACTGAGAATCGATCCGGTTGAGTTCAGGAAGAAGAACCTGCTTATGAAGGGTCAAACAACGTGTACTGGAATGCCCATGCACGATCATGCTCTTAACAAGATAATCGACAAAGTTGCGAAGAGTATCGATGTTCTTAAAGAAGAACCTGCGACAAGAAAGGGCTGGAAGAGAGGGAAGGGAATCGCTCTGGCAATAAAGGCGCCTGCAATTCCCGCCGACGCCTCGTCGTCTGCAATCGTCAAGCTCAACGGAGATGGAACCGTCGAAGTCCTTGCAGCAACGATGGATATGGGTCAGGGAACATACAGCGCTTTTGCGCAGATAGTCTCCGAGGAACTCGGCATTCCGTATGATTGGATCAAGGTTTACTATCCTGACACTCAGAGCCATCCTTATGACTGGCAGACGGTTGCAAGCAGATCTTGCTGGTCGATGGGCATGGCAGTGAAGAGAGCGGCAAGCGAACTCAGAGAGAAACTTCTCGCACTCTTCTCTGAATACTGGCAGACTCCAGTTGAAACGATCAGCATAGAGTATGGAGTCGTTAAGTGCCATAAGCTTGGGAAGAGTGAAAGAATAGACGAACGCGTTCAGAACGGTTTCAAGATGCCAGACGGAATTCTGAAGGGCGGCCCGATAATCGGAAGCGGCTCATTTACACCGCCTGATTTGATCTATCCAGATCCAGATACTGGACAATCACCTAAGAGTGTTGTGCACTTTACTCTTGGCGCCGTAGGAATAGATATGGAAGTCGATCCTGGTACTGGAAGGATAGTTATAAACAAAGTCTGTGCTGGATACGATGTTGGCAAGGCAATAACACCGATAAACGTGAAGGGTCAGATCGAAGGCGGAACGGTCCAGGGTCTATCGGCTTGTCTCATGGAAGCCATGACCTACGATGAATATGGGAGACTGCTTACTCCAGACTTTACAGATTACAAGATTGCTACGATAAAAGACGCTCCGGGCGAGATCGACGCCTTTTGGGAAGAGACCCCGGAAGAGATCTCTCCATACGGAAATCGCGGCGTTGGCGAACACTCTATGATAGCCCCTGCACCTGCAACAAACAACGCGCTATTCAGAGCGACGGGAATGAGAATTCACAGCTATCCACTAAGCAGAGAGAGGGTCTACAAAGCCCTAAAGGCAAAAGAGAAGGGCGAAACGGATTTCTGGGAATGGCCCTACGCTCTAGATCTGGCATATGAGCGCGCAAAGAAGGAGTGGTGA
- the ileS gene encoding isoleucine--tRNA ligase translates to MPRFEEVDLKRPAAEREEEVLSYWRENDLATRSVTEREGSPEFVFFEGPPTANGMPGIHHVISRTLKDAVCRFKTMQGYQVRRKAGWDTHGLPVEIEVEKQLGFSSKQEIEDFGIEKFNQKCKESVWKYESQWKKMTERIGYWIDMEHPYVTMNNDYIESVWWILKQYFDKGYIYEGHKIMPYCPRCGTPLASHEVAQGYKDETIDSIYAKFRLKGKNNEYFIVWTTTPWTLPSNVALAVNPEFNYVKAEVTLDNGEIEYYYLVKERLGALLGEESNYRIVEELKGRDLVNLEYEQLIPFASVDKKAFFVVYGDFVSLEDGSGIVHMAPAFGEDDNILGKKFDLPLLQLVDKEGKITEEVTPWAGMFVRDADPLITRYLKDNNLLFKRERMTHSYPFCWRCDTPLLYYARKSWYIKTTEYRDKMVEVNNSVNWYPKFVGEGRFGNWLENMVDWALSRDRYWGTPLNVWKCDDCGKLTSVGSRKELVERAVEDISEDIELHRPYVDDVHLRCECGGQMTRTPEVIDCWFDSGAMPVAQHHYPFENKDNFMGELFPADFICEGIDQTRGWFYSLMSISTFLFGQSPYKNVLVNNLVLDRTGQKMSKSKGNTVDPSKIIEKYGADTLRWYLLAVSPPWVPTKFDEDGVKDTYSKFFGTLNSVFSFFTMYANVDDVDPGELELPVAEREEVDRWVISRLNTLVREVTDLLSNYDLTKSVRAIQDFVVEEVSNWYVRRTRDRYWTSELDNSKKAAYLTLYEVLLTVAKLMAPIAPFTAEEIFRNLTHGEKESVHLELYPVADESLIEPDLEKRMATVMDVVTLGRACRNKVQIKVRQPLPKILVDGRIKKIVESMRELILEEINVKNIEYIEELGDYVNYEVKPNFRVMGPKFGKDLKAIGNVLRSMKPSEVVAKVKHDGKIEFEVQGKLFELKEEDLDIRIQELEGFTFEMSNDNFVILDTELTPDLLQEGLAREMVSKIQTMRKEADFEITDRIRVAFSGPDALVNAIESFKDYIKEETLSNTIDFDENLDNGTEWNLNGHNTLIRVERV, encoded by the coding sequence ATGCCAAGGTTTGAAGAAGTAGACCTTAAACGTCCTGCAGCCGAGAGAGAAGAAGAAGTACTCTCCTATTGGCGAGAAAACGATCTTGCGACTAGAAGTGTGACAGAAAGGGAAGGAAGCCCCGAGTTCGTGTTTTTCGAGGGACCTCCAACGGCTAATGGGATGCCCGGAATTCATCACGTTATCTCAAGAACGCTGAAGGATGCCGTCTGCCGTTTCAAGACGATGCAGGGGTACCAGGTTAGACGAAAAGCCGGCTGGGATACCCATGGTCTTCCCGTAGAAATCGAAGTTGAAAAGCAGCTCGGCTTCTCCTCGAAGCAGGAGATAGAAGACTTTGGCATAGAAAAATTCAATCAGAAGTGCAAAGAATCTGTCTGGAAGTACGAAAGTCAGTGGAAAAAGATGACCGAGAGAATCGGTTACTGGATAGACATGGAGCATCCTTATGTAACGATGAACAACGATTACATAGAATCTGTTTGGTGGATTCTCAAGCAATACTTCGATAAAGGCTACATCTACGAAGGTCACAAGATAATGCCTTATTGCCCGAGATGTGGAACTCCTCTTGCCTCTCATGAGGTTGCTCAGGGCTATAAAGACGAAACGATAGATTCTATCTATGCAAAGTTCCGACTTAAGGGAAAGAACAACGAGTACTTCATAGTCTGGACGACGACCCCTTGGACACTGCCATCTAACGTCGCCCTTGCGGTCAATCCGGAGTTCAACTATGTTAAAGCCGAGGTTACGCTAGATAACGGAGAAATAGAGTACTACTATTTGGTGAAGGAACGACTGGGCGCATTGCTTGGAGAGGAAAGCAATTACAGGATCGTCGAGGAACTGAAAGGGAGAGATCTTGTCAACCTCGAATACGAGCAGCTTATCCCTTTTGCCAGTGTAGATAAAAAGGCCTTCTTCGTGGTTTATGGAGATTTTGTTTCTCTGGAAGATGGTTCAGGTATCGTCCACATGGCTCCCGCCTTTGGTGAAGATGACAATATCCTGGGAAAGAAGTTTGATCTTCCGTTACTTCAACTTGTCGACAAAGAGGGCAAAATTACTGAAGAGGTGACGCCCTGGGCCGGGATGTTTGTAAGAGATGCCGACCCTCTGATTACGCGGTATTTGAAAGACAACAACCTCTTGTTCAAAAGGGAGCGTATGACTCACTCCTACCCTTTCTGCTGGAGATGTGACACTCCGCTTCTTTATTACGCAAGAAAATCGTGGTACATAAAGACCACGGAATACCGGGACAAGATGGTTGAAGTGAACAACTCCGTCAACTGGTATCCGAAATTCGTTGGCGAGGGCCGTTTTGGGAACTGGCTCGAAAACATGGTAGATTGGGCGCTCTCGAGAGATAGATATTGGGGAACTCCTCTCAACGTTTGGAAGTGCGACGACTGCGGAAAACTCACATCGGTAGGCTCTAGAAAAGAACTCGTTGAGAGAGCGGTAGAAGATATCTCGGAGGATATCGAGCTTCATCGCCCCTACGTTGACGACGTTCATCTAAGATGCGAATGCGGCGGCCAGATGACGAGAACCCCCGAGGTCATAGACTGTTGGTTTGACTCCGGCGCTATGCCTGTGGCTCAGCATCACTATCCTTTCGAGAACAAGGACAATTTCATGGGAGAGCTGTTCCCGGCAGATTTCATTTGTGAAGGAATAGATCAGACGAGAGGCTGGTTCTACTCGCTGATGTCGATTTCCACTTTTCTTTTCGGACAATCACCGTACAAGAATGTTCTTGTCAACAACCTAGTACTGGACAGGACCGGCCAGAAGATGTCAAAGTCAAAGGGAAACACTGTCGATCCGTCAAAGATAATTGAGAAGTACGGTGCCGATACATTGAGATGGTATCTGCTCGCCGTTTCGCCACCATGGGTACCCACGAAGTTCGACGAAGACGGAGTCAAGGATACGTACAGCAAGTTCTTTGGAACCCTGAATAGTGTATTCTCTTTCTTCACAATGTACGCCAATGTAGACGACGTTGATCCGGGGGAACTAGAACTGCCGGTTGCAGAGAGGGAAGAAGTCGATAGATGGGTAATCTCGAGGCTTAATACTCTAGTGAGAGAGGTCACAGACCTTCTGAGTAATTATGATCTCACAAAATCGGTAAGGGCCATACAGGATTTCGTTGTCGAAGAGGTATCGAACTGGTATGTCAGAAGAACACGGGACAGATATTGGACAAGCGAATTGGACAACAGCAAGAAGGCAGCTTATCTTACGTTGTATGAGGTGTTGTTGACAGTAGCGAAATTGATGGCGCCCATTGCTCCTTTTACTGCCGAAGAAATTTTCCGGAATCTAACCCACGGAGAGAAGGAGTCTGTGCATCTCGAACTTTATCCAGTGGCCGATGAAAGCTTGATCGAGCCGGATCTTGAGAAGAGAATGGCCACAGTTATGGACGTCGTGACTCTAGGAAGGGCATGTAGAAACAAGGTGCAGATCAAGGTCAGACAGCCTCTTCCGAAGATTCTCGTTGATGGGCGGATAAAGAAGATCGTTGAATCGATGCGCGAGTTGATTCTGGAAGAGATCAACGTCAAGAATATCGAGTATATTGAAGAGCTCGGAGACTACGTCAATTACGAGGTAAAGCCAAACTTCAGGGTTATGGGCCCCAAGTTCGGTAAAGATCTGAAAGCGATCGGAAATGTTCTCAGATCGATGAAGCCTTCGGAAGTAGTTGCCAAAGTTAAGCATGACGGCAAGATAGAGTTTGAAGTTCAAGGAAAGCTCTTCGAATTGAAAGAAGAGGACCTCGATATAAGAATTCAGGAGCTGGAGGGCTTCACTTTCGAAATGAGCAATGACAACTTTGTAATACTCGATACCGAACTTACTCCCGATCTGCTTCAGGAAGGGCTTGCAAGAGAGATGGTGTCGAAGATACAGACAATGAGAAAGGAAGCCGACTTTGAAATCACCGATAGAATAAGAGTAGCTTTTTCGGGACCTGATGCTCTTGTTAATGCCATAGAGAGTTTCAAAGACTACATAAAAGAAGAGACTCTGTCTAACACCATTGATTTTGATGAGAATCTTGACAACGGAACAGAGTGGAATCTCAATGGGCACAACACTCTGATTAGAGTGGAGAGAGTCTAG
- a CDS encoding (2Fe-2S)-binding protein, which translates to MKDKYVTLTINGRKTTRVVEDRTTLLTALREYGVTSLKRGCEEGECGACTVIMNGLPQKSCLILAREAEGAEILTVEGLVEKGRLHPIQQAFIDEGAIQCGYCTPGMVMTTYALLNRNTSPTQEEIKEALSGNICRCTGYLSIIRAVKKSAAILSGEAKEGEACEDY; encoded by the coding sequence ATGAAGGACAAATATGTGACACTTACGATCAACGGTCGAAAAACCACTCGGGTAGTTGAAGATAGAACAACTCTTCTTACCGCGTTGAGAGAATACGGGGTTACGAGCCTAAAGAGAGGTTGTGAAGAGGGCGAGTGCGGAGCATGCACCGTAATCATGAATGGACTTCCTCAGAAGTCATGCCTAATACTGGCGCGAGAAGCCGAAGGGGCAGAGATCCTCACTGTCGAGGGGCTTGTGGAGAAAGGAAGACTTCATCCAATTCAGCAGGCCTTCATCGATGAAGGTGCGATTCAGTGCGGTTACTGTACTCCTGGGATGGTTATGACAACTTATGCGTTGCTGAATAGAAACACGTCTCCTACACAGGAAGAGATAAAGGAAGCTCTCTCCGGAAATATCTGCAGATGCACGGGCTATCTCTCGATTATCCGTGCAGTCAAGAAGAGTGCCGCAATTCTCTCAGGAGAGGCTAAAGAAGGTGAAGCGTGTGAAGACTATTAA